One Palaemon carinicauda isolate YSFRI2023 chromosome 4, ASM3689809v2, whole genome shotgun sequence DNA segment encodes these proteins:
- the LOC137639757 gene encoding uncharacterized protein: protein MDKTKDNLQEKVYMIDEILEYNGRIENEYEGKVEEGEVQKFEKEIGFWQKEAMKVKEELKFTKEELQEENALRKRLENQLNLMKREETFRDVTGHPTEEESKDEIERKRKETQDMKHRLREEVELNRIKDNKIQQLEEEKLEKEVTNKYWEKETLKIDEELQETKSELQREKTVRKVLEEELNLAKQETEELRRDKLIAKTRVDNVEKLFEGRDDF, encoded by the coding sequence ATGGACAAAACTAAAGATAATTTGCAAGAAAAAGTGTATATGATAGACGAAATTCTAGAATATAACGGgagaattgaaaatgaatatgaaggaaaagtaGAGGAGGGTGAAGTTCAGAAATTTGAGAAGGAAATCGGATTTTGGCAGAAGGAAGCAATGAAAGTTAAAGAAGAGTTGAAGTTCACTAAGGAAGAATTACAGGAAGAAAATGCACTCCGGAAAAGGCTAGAAAATCAGCTAAACCTAATGAAGAGAGAGGAGACATTTAGAGATGTGACTGGTCACCCGACAGAAGAAGAAAGCAAAGACGAAATTGAGAGAAAAAGGAAGGAAACGCAAGATATGAAACATAGACTTAGGGAAGAAGTGGAACTAAACAGGATAAAGGACAATAAAATCCAACAGCTTGAAgaggaaaaactggaaaaggaagtTACAAATAAATATTGGGAAAAAGAAACACTCAAAATAGACGAAGAGTTGCAAGAGACTAAATCAGAATTGCAACGAGAAAAGACAGTAAGAAAGGTATTAGAAGAAGAGCTAAATCTTGCTAAGCAAGAAACAGAAGAACTTAGGAGAGATAAATTGATAGCAAAAACTAGAGTTgataatgttgaaaaattatttgaaggtAGAGATGATTTTTGA
- the LOC137639758 gene encoding trichohyalin-like, producing MKEETVRKGFEKELNLARQVAEELRQDKLRAKTRLENVERLFEEVEMIDERKTTELEIVEEEKEKLKEELMKEETVRKGFEKELNLARQVAEELRQDKLRAKTRLENVEKLFEVEMIVERKTTELEIVEKEKEKLKEELMKEETVRKVLEEELNLAKQETEELRQDKLRAKTRLENDEKLFEEVEMIDERKTTELEIVEEEKEKLKEELMKEETVRKGFEKELNLARQVAEELRQDKLRAKTRLENVERLFEEVEMIDERKTTELEIVEEEKEKLKEELMKEETVRKGFEKELNLAKQETEKLRRDLLIVKTLADNVEKLFEEVEIMVERKTTELKIVEEERERLKEELMKEEGLRKEKEDQIDNLQRTK from the coding sequence atgaaagaAGAGACAGTAAGAAAAGGATTCGAAAAAGAGCTAAATCTAGCTAGGCAAGTAGCAGAAGAACTTAGGCAAGATAAATTGAGAGCAAAAACTAGACTTGAAAATGTTGAAAGATTATTTGAAGAAGTAGAGATGATTGATGAAAGAAAGACAACAGAACTAGAAATAgtggaagaagagaaagaaaagctaaaagaggagttaatgaaagaAGAGACAGTAAGAAAAGGATTCGAAAAAGAGCTAAATCTAGCTAGGCAAGTAGCAGAAGAACTTAGGCAAGATAAATTGAGAGCAAAAACTAGacttgaaaatgttgaaaaattatttgaagtaGAGATGATTGTTGAAAGAAAGACAACAGAACTAGAAATAgttgaaaaagagaaagaaaagctaaaagaggagttaatgaaagaAGAGACAGTAAGAAAGGTATTAGAAGAAGAGCTAAATCTTGCTAAGCAAGAAACAGAAGAACTTAGGCAAGATAAATTGAGAGCAAAAActagacttgaaaatgatgaaaaattatttgaagaagtaGAGATGATTGATGAAAGAAAGACAACAGAACTAGAAATAgtggaagaagagaaagaaaagctaaaagaggagttaatgaaagaAGAGACAGTAAGAAAAGGATTCGAAAAAGAGCTAAATCTAGCTAGGCAAGTAGCAGAAGAACTTAGGCAAGATAAATTAAGAGCAAAAACTAGACTTGAAAATGTTGAAAGATTATTTGAAGAAGTAGAGATGATTGATGAAAGAAAGACAACAGAACTAGAAATAgtggaagaagagaaagaaaagctaaaagaggagttaatgaaagaAGAGACAGTAAGAAAAGGATTCGAAAAAGAGCTAAATCTTGCTAAGCAAGAAACAGAAAAACTTAGGAGAGATTTATTGATAGTAAAAACTTTAGCTgataatgttgaaaaattatttgaagaagtaGAGATAATGGTTGAAAGAAAGACAACAGAACtgaaaatagttgaagaagagagagaaaggctaaaagaggagttaatgaaagaggagggattaaggaaagaaaaagaggatCAAATAGATAACCTTCAAAGAACAAAATAG